In one Dehalogenimonas formicexedens genomic region, the following are encoded:
- the rbfA gene encoding 30S ribosome-binding factor RbfA has product MSHRIERVNQLIRKEISESLQREVNDPRLSGVISVTAVETAPDLKFAKVYVSHLAGAERRDEILSALNSAAGFFRGELGRVLTMRYVPEIHFYWDESIERGARLSQLIDQAKAADARLDNQ; this is encoded by the coding sequence GTGAGCCACCGCATCGAGCGGGTCAACCAATTGATCCGCAAAGAGATAAGCGAGTCTCTCCAGCGTGAAGTGAATGATCCCCGTTTGTCCGGGGTTATCTCGGTCACCGCCGTGGAGACCGCCCCCGACCTCAAATTCGCCAAAGTCTACGTGAGCCACCTGGCCGGCGCCGAGCGCCGGGATGAAATCCTGAGCGCTTTAAATTCCGCCGCCGGGTTTTTTCGCGGCGAATTAGGCAGAGTCCTTACAATGCGTTACGTCCCGGAGATCCATTTCTATTGGGACGAGTCCATTGAGCGCGGCGCCCGTCTGAGCCAGCTCATAGACCAGGCCAAGGCCGCCGATGCCCGGCTGGACAACCAATAA
- the infB gene encoding translation initiation factor IF-2, whose amino-acid sequence MSEERKDVSTRAPQSKAVELPAAISVRQLSQTIRQNPIEVIKQLMRNGLMANINEVIDYEAAARIAADFGIEARPQTVRAATKRKKPEHEETKNLPLRPPVVTIMGHVDHGKTRLLDAIRQTHVMESEAGGITQHIGAYQVEVKGQKITFLDTPGHEAFTAMRARGARSTDITVLVVAADDGIMPQTLEAIDHARAAGVPIVVAINKIDKPTANPDRVKQQLADHGLVVEDWGGDTIAVGTSAKERKGIDDLLENLLLVAEMEDLHADPNAPATGVVIEAEMDKSRGAMATVLVQNGSLKIGDTIVVGDTFGKVKAMFSDQGKHLRKADPSTPVAILGLPSVPGVGDSFSAVESERQARQIISERTVKKPATVSLASLHDQIAAGKVKELNIVLKTDVQGSIEPIRTSLEKLATENLTVHIIHAGTGNVTENDVMLAIASHGLVIGFSTGVEAGALKLAETEKIDIKRYDIIYNLIEDVDKALKGLIEPELVEVVEGRAEVRAVFPAGKKAKVAGVYVTEGKASRGARVRVMRGAAQLAESAIISLRRFKDDVREVAAGFECGVGLETFNDFQPGDVLEFVRKEKSG is encoded by the coding sequence TTGTCTGAGGAACGTAAAGATGTTTCCACGCGGGCGCCTCAGTCCAAGGCGGTCGAATTACCGGCCGCGATAAGCGTGCGTCAACTGTCCCAAACTATTCGCCAGAACCCCATTGAAGTCATCAAACAGTTGATGCGCAACGGCCTTATGGCCAATATCAACGAAGTCATCGATTACGAAGCAGCCGCCCGGATCGCCGCGGATTTTGGCATCGAGGCGCGGCCTCAGACCGTACGCGCCGCCACCAAGCGCAAGAAGCCGGAACATGAAGAAACCAAAAACCTGCCGCTGAGGCCACCGGTGGTCACTATCATGGGCCATGTAGACCATGGCAAAACGCGCCTTTTGGACGCCATCCGCCAGACCCATGTTATGGAGAGCGAGGCCGGAGGCATTACCCAGCATATCGGCGCCTACCAGGTCGAGGTCAAGGGCCAGAAGATAACCTTCCTCGATACACCCGGCCATGAGGCTTTCACCGCGATGCGGGCCCGGGGCGCCCGTTCTACAGACATTACCGTACTGGTGGTCGCTGCGGATGATGGCATCATGCCTCAGACGCTGGAAGCCATAGATCACGCCCGTGCCGCCGGCGTGCCCATTGTCGTGGCGATAAACAAAATTGATAAACCAACCGCCAATCCCGACCGGGTCAAGCAGCAACTCGCTGACCACGGCCTGGTAGTGGAGGACTGGGGAGGCGATACCATCGCCGTCGGGACCTCCGCCAAGGAGCGCAAGGGTATCGACGACCTGCTGGAAAACCTCCTGCTGGTAGCCGAGATGGAAGACCTGCACGCCGATCCGAACGCGCCGGCGACCGGCGTGGTGATCGAAGCGGAAATGGACAAGAGCCGCGGCGCCATGGCTACCGTCCTGGTACAAAACGGTTCTCTGAAGATCGGCGACACCATCGTCGTCGGCGATACCTTCGGCAAGGTCAAGGCGATGTTCAGCGACCAGGGTAAACACCTTCGCAAGGCCGACCCTTCGACCCCGGTGGCTATCTTGGGTTTGCCGTCCGTCCCCGGCGTGGGTGACAGCTTCTCCGCTGTCGAATCGGAACGCCAGGCCCGGCAGATTATTTCAGAGCGGACGGTCAAAAAACCGGCCACTGTCAGCCTGGCCAGCCTGCACGACCAGATCGCCGCGGGCAAGGTCAAGGAGCTAAATATCGTCCTCAAGACCGATGTCCAGGGCTCAATCGAACCCATCCGCACCTCATTGGAGAAACTGGCCACCGAAAACCTGACGGTGCACATTATTCACGCCGGCACCGGTAACGTTACCGAAAATGACGTCATGCTGGCTATTGCCTCTCACGGCCTGGTTATCGGCTTCTCGACCGGTGTCGAGGCCGGCGCACTGAAGCTGGCCGAAACTGAAAAGATCGATATCAAGCGCTATGACATTATTTACAACCTGATCGAAGACGTCGACAAGGCTCTAAAAGGCTTGATCGAACCGGAACTTGTCGAAGTGGTGGAAGGCCGGGCTGAAGTCCGGGCCGTTTTCCCGGCTGGTAAGAAAGCCAAAGTCGCCGGGGTTTACGTCACCGAAGGCAAGGCCTCACGCGGCGCCCGGGTCCGGGTTATGCGGGGAGCTGCCCAGCTCGCTGAAAGCGCCATTATTTCACTCAGGCGGTTCAAGGACGATGTCCGCGAGGTTGCCGCGGGGTTTGAATGCGGCGTGGGACTGGAAACGTTCAATGATTTTCAGCCGGGCGACGTGCTGGAGTTCGTGCGTAAGGAAAAGAGCGGGTGA
- the rnpM gene encoding RNase P modulator RnpM, whose amino-acid sequence MNTIKKTPQRTCVICRTVGSKRGLLRVVRTPEGHVQVDPSGRLSGRGAYLCREGRCLNMALKDNKIEHILKVKISPEDRESLKTAIGEYIKEQAVV is encoded by the coding sequence ATGAATACGATTAAAAAGACGCCCCAGCGTACCTGCGTTATCTGCCGGACCGTGGGCAGCAAACGCGGGTTACTAAGGGTGGTCAGGACTCCCGAGGGTCATGTCCAGGTCGATCCTTCGGGACGCCTTTCCGGCCGGGGAGCGTATCTGTGCCGTGAAGGCAGATGCCTCAACATGGCTTTGAAAGATAACAAGATAGAGCATATATTGAAGGTAAAGATCAGCCCGGAAGACCGGGAAAGTTTGAAAACCGCTATCGGCGAATATATTAAGGAGCAGGCCGTTGTCTGA
- the nusA gene encoding transcription termination factor NusA gives MKSDFMLAITQLSAEKNLSKEVVLAAVEAALVSAYRKESFAPNQNIQAKIDPATGRVKVWAEKTVVEKVEDPRKEITLAEAKRVQPGIQLGEPVVVEATPADAGRIAAQTAKQVILQRLHEAENTAIVDEYAGKAGDIVSGVIQRIEPKQIIVDLGRAEAVMPLQEQVHTERYRPGQRIRAYLVEVAKGIKGPTVVLSRSHPGLLRRLFEMEIPEIFSGMVEIKSVAREAGARSKVAVAARQTGIDPVGCCVGLRGIRIQNIVSELSGEKIDVVAWSPDPAVFIASALSPAQVVRVILSESDKSATAVIPDRQQSLAIGKEGQNVRLAVKLTGWRIDIKSVSDYEAAHPVVTPEAVVRTPEVVTPAAVEKAPEKPVEKAAEKTPVKHIEKPEKPVEAAPAAPAAEPVIPEPVAAAAPVAPGPVEEEVGLKLSLNAPERAPVGAGSKSGVRFAEDILGRSGDRGAEKKKRKGKDDEGGRGKKKRSGGAGEFDTDEYD, from the coding sequence ATGAAAAGCGACTTCATGCTCGCTATCACTCAACTCTCCGCCGAGAAAAACCTTTCCAAAGAGGTGGTACTGGCGGCGGTTGAGGCGGCGCTCGTTTCCGCCTACCGCAAAGAGAGTTTTGCCCCCAATCAAAATATCCAGGCCAAGATCGATCCCGCCACCGGGCGGGTTAAGGTCTGGGCTGAAAAAACAGTCGTCGAAAAAGTCGAGGATCCCCGCAAGGAGATAACCCTCGCCGAAGCCAAGCGCGTTCAACCGGGCATCCAGCTGGGCGAACCAGTCGTGGTCGAAGCCACCCCCGCCGACGCCGGACGCATCGCGGCTCAAACTGCCAAGCAGGTAATCCTGCAGAGGCTTCATGAAGCGGAAAATACCGCTATTGTCGATGAATACGCCGGAAAAGCCGGAGATATCGTTTCGGGCGTCATTCAGCGGATCGAACCCAAGCAGATCATCGTCGATCTGGGACGCGCTGAAGCGGTCATGCCCCTCCAGGAACAGGTACATACCGAGCGTTACAGGCCGGGACAGCGCATCCGCGCTTACCTTGTTGAAGTCGCCAAGGGTATCAAAGGCCCCACCGTGGTGCTGTCCAGATCGCACCCGGGGCTGCTGCGGCGTTTGTTCGAGATGGAGATCCCGGAGATTTTCAGCGGCATGGTGGAAATCAAATCTGTCGCCCGGGAAGCCGGCGCTAGAAGCAAGGTCGCCGTCGCCGCCCGGCAGACAGGGATCGACCCCGTCGGTTGCTGCGTGGGACTTCGCGGGATCCGCATCCAGAATATTGTCTCCGAGCTAAGCGGGGAAAAGATCGATGTCGTCGCCTGGAGCCCGGACCCGGCGGTGTTTATCGCCAGCGCCTTATCTCCGGCCCAGGTGGTCAGGGTCATCCTGTCCGAATCCGATAAGTCGGCCACCGCCGTCATCCCCGACCGGCAGCAAAGCCTGGCTATCGGCAAGGAAGGCCAGAATGTCCGGCTGGCGGTCAAACTGACCGGCTGGCGCATAGATATCAAGAGCGTCTCGGATTATGAAGCGGCTCACCCGGTGGTCACGCCTGAAGCTGTGGTCAGGACACCTGAGGTCGTAACCCCGGCGGCCGTGGAAAAAGCGCCGGAAAAACCGGTCGAAAAGGCAGCCGAGAAGACCCCGGTCAAGCATATTGAAAAGCCTGAAAAGCCCGTTGAGGCAGCGCCCGCGGCTCCGGCCGCCGAACCGGTGATACCGGAACCTGTGGCTGCGGCTGCGCCGGTGGCGCCTGGCCCGGTCGAAGAAGAAGTCGGCCTTAAACTATCGCTCAACGCGCCCGAACGCGCGCCTGTCGGCGCCGGCAGCAAGTCCGGGGTACGCTTTGCCGAGGATATCCTGGGACGTTCAGGTGACCGTGGCGCCGAGAAGAAGAAGCGAAAAGGTAAGGATGACGAAGGCGGCCGCGGCAAGAAGAAACGCTCCGGCGGCGCCGGCGAGTTCGACACCGATGAATACGATTAA
- a CDS encoding YifB family Mg chelatase-like AAA ATPase, translating into MLAKVLTCALLGLEGTIVEVEVDTAPGLPNFTVVGLPDTAIQEARERVRYAVRNSGFFFPNKRVVASLAPADFKKTGPAYDLPIALGIVMSSGQLSADVSDLILLGELSLEGKLRHTTGILPMVALAYQKGFKRVVVPAEDALEACLVDGVEIIPIESLAQLAAFLSGEIEAPACPARPLEEGTVQTAKGVDMTFIKGQEHVKRALEVAAAGAHNVVMSGPPGSGKTMLARALTTILPPLTNEEALEVTKILSVAGCLRPGTALVKERPFRTPHYTTSAAGLVGGGHWPRPGEITLSHRGVLFLDELPEFGHNMLEVLRAPLEDRVVTISRSQGSVTFPANFMMVGAMNPCPCGYYGDSLKECRCQPSAITRYQARLSGPFIDRVDIFIDVPRVDFDKLSGGHNGEASAVIAGRVMAARQVQTGRFRGTRLNANNDMTAPEIKKYCVLDPAAESLLRTAMRQLSLSARAFHRTLRLSRTIADLESSEIIKAHHMAEALQYRPRLSP; encoded by the coding sequence ATGTTAGCCAAAGTCCTGACCTGCGCTCTCCTCGGTCTGGAAGGCACCATCGTCGAGGTCGAAGTCGATACCGCCCCCGGCTTGCCCAACTTCACCGTCGTCGGACTGCCGGACACCGCCATCCAGGAAGCCCGGGAACGAGTCCGCTATGCCGTCCGTAACTCCGGTTTCTTTTTTCCAAACAAGCGGGTGGTGGCCAGCCTGGCGCCCGCCGACTTCAAGAAAACCGGTCCCGCTTATGATCTGCCTATTGCCCTGGGCATAGTCATGAGCTCCGGGCAGCTTTCGGCTGACGTGTCTGACCTGATTCTGCTCGGCGAACTCTCACTGGAAGGCAAATTGCGCCACACGACCGGTATCCTGCCCATGGTTGCCCTGGCGTATCAAAAGGGCTTTAAAAGGGTCGTGGTACCGGCTGAAGACGCACTGGAGGCTTGCCTGGTTGACGGCGTCGAGATCATACCCATCGAAAGCCTGGCCCAACTCGCCGCTTTTTTGTCAGGAGAGATTGAAGCCCCCGCCTGCCCTGCCCGCCCCTTGGAGGAAGGGACTGTCCAAACCGCCAAGGGCGTCGACATGACTTTTATCAAAGGCCAGGAGCATGTCAAGCGGGCCCTGGAGGTGGCGGCAGCCGGCGCTCATAACGTCGTCATGTCGGGACCGCCCGGCTCAGGCAAAACCATGCTCGCCCGGGCGCTGACCACCATCCTGCCGCCATTGACCAATGAAGAAGCCCTTGAAGTTACCAAAATATTGAGCGTCGCCGGCTGTCTCAGACCGGGTACCGCCCTGGTCAAGGAACGCCCCTTCCGGACGCCGCATTACACCACTTCAGCGGCGGGCCTGGTCGGCGGGGGACATTGGCCCCGGCCGGGTGAAATCACCCTGTCGCACCGCGGCGTGCTCTTCCTGGATGAGCTGCCGGAATTCGGCCATAATATGCTTGAAGTGCTCCGCGCCCCGCTTGAAGACCGGGTGGTGACCATATCCCGGTCCCAGGGCTCGGTGACTTTCCCGGCTAATTTCATGATGGTCGGCGCCATGAATCCCTGCCCGTGCGGCTATTACGGCGACAGCCTGAAAGAGTGCCGCTGCCAGCCTTCCGCTATCACCCGCTACCAGGCCCGGCTATCGGGACCTTTTATTGACCGCGTCGATATTTTCATCGACGTGCCGAGGGTCGATTTTGACAAACTGTCGGGCGGACACAACGGTGAAGCCTCAGCGGTCATCGCCGGGCGGGTCATGGCCGCCCGCCAGGTCCAGACCGGCCGTTTCCGGGGCACCCGCCTCAATGCCAATAATGATATGACCGCCCCCGAGATTAAAAAGTATTGTGTCCTTGATCCGGCGGCTGAAAGCCTGCTGCGCACCGCCATGCGCCAGCTTTCGTTATCCGCCCGGGCCTTTCACCGGACGCTGCGGCTAAGCCGCACCATCGCTGATCTTGAATCAAGCGAGATAATAAAAGCCCATCATATGGCTGAGGCGCTGCAATACCGGCCTCGGCTCAGCCCGTAG
- a CDS encoding DUF502 domain-containing protein, with the protein MDKPISIEDRPRQNWFGKNLRRNFLAGLLVLVPVTIVIFVILWFFHAIDGILQPVIRLLFGHTITGLGFAITFVLIYLVGVLASNIVGRRIIQFGEWLVCKLPVLGQLYNAAKQAMSSISGLSRTKAAFREVVLIEYPRKGLRSIGFVTNEIIDSGGRKLTAVYLPTTPVPTSGWLILVTDDQLIRTDISVDTAMKMVISGGIASPPELGARVKEPEIS; encoded by the coding sequence ATGGATAAGCCTATCTCAATAGAAGACAGACCCCGGCAGAATTGGTTCGGGAAGAATCTGCGGCGTAATTTTCTGGCCGGACTCCTTGTCCTGGTGCCCGTGACCATTGTCATTTTCGTCATCCTCTGGTTCTTTCACGCCATCGACGGCATACTCCAACCGGTGATAAGGCTCCTTTTCGGACACACCATTACCGGCCTGGGATTTGCGATCACTTTCGTATTGATTTATCTCGTCGGCGTACTGGCATCCAACATCGTCGGGCGGCGGATCATCCAGTTTGGAGAATGGCTCGTTTGTAAACTGCCGGTGCTCGGACAGTTGTACAATGCCGCCAAGCAGGCAATGTCCAGTATTTCCGGCCTGTCCCGGACTAAAGCGGCTTTCCGGGAGGTCGTCCTGATCGAATATCCCAGAAAAGGCCTGAGATCGATCGGATTCGTCACCAACGAAATTATCGACTCCGGCGGCCGAAAATTGACGGCCGTTTACCTGCCGACAACCCCGGTGCCGACTTCCGGATGGTTGATCCTGGTCACCGATGACCAGTTGATCCGTACCGATATCTCTGTGGATACGGCTATGAAAATGGTTATTTCGGGGGGAATCGCCTCACCGCCGGAACTGGGGGCCAGGGTAAAAGAACCGGAAATTTCCTAG
- the rplL gene encoding 50S ribosomal protein L7/L12 gives MSNVTEALALIEKMTLFEVAELKKGIEEKFGVSAAVPMMAAAAPAAAAEAAPAAEEKTEFDVVLKDVGANKINVIRVVRELTNLGLKESKDLVEAAPKAVKEAVSKDEAAAAKTKLEAVGATVEVK, from the coding sequence ATGTCGAACGTAACCGAAGCCCTGGCACTAATTGAAAAAATGACCCTTTTCGAAGTCGCTGAACTTAAAAAGGGTATTGAAGAGAAATTCGGGGTTAGCGCCGCCGTCCCGATGATGGCCGCCGCCGCTCCCGCCGCCGCCGCCGAAGCTGCTCCCGCCGCGGAAGAGAAAACCGAGTTTGATGTTGTTCTGAAAGACGTCGGCGCCAACAAGATCAACGTTATCCGCGTCGTTCGCGAACTCACCAACCTGGGTCTGAAAGAGTCCAAGGACCTGGTTGAGGCCGCTCCGAAAGCGGTTAAAGAAGCGGTCAGCAAGGATGAGGCGGCCGCCGCCAAAACCAAGTTGGAAGCCGTCGGCGCTACCGTCGAAGTCAAATAA
- the rplJ gene encoding 50S ribosomal protein L10, with product MPNAKVRLKKSQAIDELQKIIGESSVAIITNYRGIKTAELTALRVKLRNAKMGFKVVKNTLARNAAGGAKKAALKSVFDGPIAMAYGYGEDVAAPAKLILDHITSAKSTMTVAGGFLGDQPITVPQVTELSKMPPKKVVIGQVLGALQGPLYGLVGVLNAPAAGLVGVLEARIKQLEAK from the coding sequence ATGCCAAATGCCAAGGTAAGGCTTAAGAAGAGCCAGGCTATCGACGAGCTGCAAAAGATTATCGGCGAGTCAAGCGTTGCCATCATCACCAACTATCGCGGCATCAAGACAGCCGAACTGACCGCCCTCAGAGTAAAACTCCGCAATGCCAAGATGGGCTTCAAGGTAGTCAAGAATACGCTGGCCCGGAACGCCGCCGGAGGAGCCAAGAAAGCGGCGCTGAAAAGCGTTTTTGACGGACCGATCGCGATGGCTTACGGCTATGGTGAAGATGTCGCCGCGCCCGCCAAGCTGATACTTGACCACATCACCAGCGCCAAGTCCACCATGACTGTCGCCGGCGGTTTCCTGGGAGACCAGCCGATCACGGTACCCCAGGTGACGGAATTGTCAAAAATGCCGCCCAAGAAGGTGGTCATCGGTCAGGTCCTGGGCGCTTTACAGGGGCCTCTGTATGGGCTGGTCGGCGTGCTCAACGCTCCGGCTGCCGGTCTGGTAGGTGTCCTGGAAGCCAGAATCAAGCAATTAGAAGCAAAATAA
- the rplA gene encoding 50S ribosomal protein L1: MVDHGKRFDAVEKLVEAGKEYTPAEAIALAKKAATAKFDETVEVHLRMGLDPRNSAQVVRGVALMPAGLGKQVRVLVFAQGDAEKIARDAGADFVGADDLIAKINEGWTEFDMAIATPDMMGKVGKLGKVLGRKGLMPNPKAGTVVAAGDLPQTIKEARMGRVEFKLDRSAIIHTVLGKASFDEAGLMQNLTSLMEAIVRAKPSGAKGQYVKSVYVTTTMGPGFKLDLRPTMALGGA; encoded by the coding sequence ATGGTTGATCACGGCAAACGTTTTGACGCAGTTGAAAAATTGGTAGAGGCGGGCAAAGAGTACACTCCCGCAGAGGCCATCGCCCTTGCCAAAAAGGCCGCCACCGCTAAATTCGATGAAACGGTCGAGGTTCATCTTCGAATGGGTCTGGACCCGCGCAATTCGGCGCAGGTGGTCCGCGGGGTTGCCCTGATGCCCGCCGGTTTGGGCAAGCAGGTGCGAGTCCTGGTTTTCGCCCAGGGTGATGCCGAAAAAATCGCCCGCGATGCCGGAGCCGATTTTGTTGGCGCCGATGACTTGATCGCCAAGATCAACGAAGGTTGGACAGAATTCGACATGGCCATCGCCACTCCGGACATGATGGGTAAAGTCGGCAAACTGGGTAAGGTGCTCGGCCGCAAAGGCCTGATGCCCAATCCCAAGGCGGGTACCGTTGTGGCCGCCGGCGACCTGCCCCAAACCATCAAAGAAGCCAGGATGGGACGCGTTGAGTTCAAACTGGATCGCAGCGCCATCATTCACACTGTCCTGGGCAAGGCCAGTTTCGACGAAGCCGGCCTGATGCAGAACCTGACCTCCCTGATGGAAGCCATTGTGCGCGCCAAGCCTTCAGGGGCTAAAGGGCAGTATGTCAAAAGCGTTTACGTGACCACGACCATGGGGCCCGGATTCAAACTGGACTTGAGGCCGACCATGGCCCTCGGCGGCGCCTAA
- the rplK gene encoding 50S ribosomal protein L11, with amino-acid sequence MAKKIKAIVKLQIPAGKANPAPPIGPALGQHGVNIMGFCKEYNERTASMAGTVVPVEITIFDDRSFTFVTKTPPATDLLKKALALDKGAGNPGHNTAPVLSRAKLKEIAALKMKDLNAADLAGAERIIEGSARSMGIKVE; translated from the coding sequence TTGGCTAAGAAAATCAAGGCAATTGTAAAACTTCAGATTCCGGCTGGTAAGGCCAATCCGGCGCCGCCAATCGGCCCGGCCCTGGGTCAGCACGGCGTCAACATCATGGGTTTCTGCAAAGAATACAACGAGCGTACCGCCTCTATGGCCGGAACGGTCGTACCCGTCGAGATTACCATTTTCGATGACCGGTCGTTCACTTTCGTTACCAAGACGCCCCCGGCTACCGACCTTTTGAAAAAGGCTCTCGCCCTGGATAAAGGCGCGGGTAATCCGGGCCATAACACCGCTCCGGTGTTGAGCCGGGCAAAACTCAAAGAGATCGCCGCGTTGAAGATGAAGGATCTGAATGCCGCCGATTTGGCCGGGGCGGAACGCATTATCGAAGGTTCAGCCCGAAGTATGGGGATAAAGGTAGAATAA
- the nusG gene encoding transcription termination/antitermination protein NusG → MKWYVVHTYSGHEERVKKNLGERIQTLDLGSEIGRVEVPTEEEVEVKNGQRRSVRRKILPGYVIVQMNMSDRNWQIVRNTPGVTGFVGTAGKPTPLQDHEVQRIITQMEAEAPRVKVGFKKGQSVRVIDGPFIDFIGVIDEVNTEKGKIKVLLSLFGRETPVELDFLQVEKL, encoded by the coding sequence ATGAAGTGGTATGTCGTTCATACCTATTCCGGGCATGAGGAACGGGTCAAGAAGAACCTTGGCGAACGGATCCAGACGCTTGACCTGGGAAGCGAAATCGGCCGCGTAGAAGTTCCCACCGAAGAAGAGGTGGAGGTCAAAAACGGCCAGCGGCGCAGCGTCCGGCGCAAGATCCTTCCCGGTTACGTTATCGTCCAGATGAACATGAGCGATCGCAACTGGCAGATCGTCCGCAATACGCCCGGTGTCACCGGCTTTGTCGGCACCGCGGGTAAGCCGACACCTCTTCAAGACCACGAGGTACAACGCATCATAACTCAGATGGAAGCCGAAGCCCCGAGGGTCAAAGTGGGATTCAAGAAAGGCCAAAGCGTCAGGGTTATCGATGGTCCGTTTATCGATTTTATCGGTGTGATCGACGAGGTCAACACCGAAAAAGGCAAGATCAAGGTGCTCTTGTCCTTATTCGGCCGGGAAACTCCGGTGGAATTAGACTTTTTACAGGTAGAGAAGCTCTAG
- the secE gene encoding preprotein translocase subunit SecE: MQNTASKSPAAKPVTPARPSFFGDIIAELKKVNWPTRDEIRKLTVMVLVVSFGVGAVLGALDYGLSFLVDHFLLK, encoded by the coding sequence ATGCAAAACACGGCTTCAAAGTCGCCGGCTGCCAAGCCGGTGACTCCCGCCAGACCCAGTTTTTTCGGCGACATAATCGCCGAGCTGAAGAAAGTTAACTGGCCCACCCGCGACGAGATCCGCAAACTGACCGTCATGGTCCTTGTGGTGTCTTTCGGTGTCGGCGCCGTTTTGGGCGCGCTGGATTACGGGCTTTCTTTCCTGGTTGACCACTTCCTGTTGAAATAA
- the rpmG gene encoding 50S ribosomal protein L33, protein MPKSENRIVVTFACTECSERVYTSSKNKRNDARRLEIKKYCPRCQTHRQFKETK, encoded by the coding sequence ATGCCTAAATCGGAAAACCGGATTGTAGTGACCTTTGCCTGCACCGAGTGCAGCGAGCGGGTTTATACTTCTTCCAAGAACAAGCGTAATGACGCCCGGCGCCTGGAGATCAAGAAGTATTGTCCCCGTTGCCAGACCCATCGTCAATTCAAGGAGACGAAGTAA
- the tuf gene encoding elongation factor Tu translates to MAKQKFDRSKPHVNVGTIGHVDHGKTTLTAAITTVLAAAGLAEKRSFDSIDNAPEEKARGMTISISHVEYQTAVRHYAHIDCPGHADFVKNMITGAAQMDGAILVVSAPDGPMPQTREHVLLARQVRVPAIVVALNKVDVMEDEELLELVEMEVRELLNKYKFPGDDTPVVRVAAVKALECACGKRECEWCGKIMKLMDAVDSFVPLPERPKDKPFLMQVEDVFSIKGRGTVATGRVDRGTVKVGEEVEIVGLHHDIRKVVVTGVEMFHKLLDFAEPGDAVGLLLRGVEREDIERGQVLAKPGSIKPHTKAEAEVYVLSKDEGGRHTPFFNGYKPQFYIGTTDVTGNIELPEGVEMVMPGDNIKMKISLIYPVAMEAGLRFAIREGGRTVGAGAISSILE, encoded by the coding sequence ATGGCTAAACAGAAATTTGACCGCTCTAAACCGCACGTAAACGTCGGTACCATCGGGCACGTCGACCACGGCAAGACGACGCTCACCGCCGCCATCACCACGGTGCTGGCCGCGGCCGGCCTCGCCGAGAAGCGCAGTTTCGATTCTATCGATAACGCGCCGGAAGAAAAAGCCCGTGGCATGACGATCTCTATCTCTCATGTAGAGTATCAGACTGCGGTCAGGCATTACGCCCACATCGACTGCCCCGGACACGCCGACTTCGTTAAAAATATGATCACCGGCGCTGCCCAGATGGACGGCGCCATTCTGGTCGTTTCGGCTCCGGACGGCCCGATGCCCCAGACCCGCGAGCATGTCCTGCTGGCCCGCCAGGTACGGGTTCCGGCCATCGTCGTCGCCCTGAACAAGGTCGACGTCATGGAAGACGAAGAGCTGCTGGAACTCGTCGAAATGGAAGTCCGCGAACTTCTGAACAAATATAAATTCCCGGGTGACGATACCCCGGTTGTCCGCGTCGCGGCGGTTAAGGCTCTGGAATGCGCCTGCGGCAAGAGAGAGTGCGAATGGTGCGGCAAGATCATGAAGCTCATGGACGCCGTCGATTCATTCGTTCCCTTACCGGAGCGCCCGAAGGACAAGCCGTTCCTGATGCAGGTTGAAGATGTCTTCTCCATCAAGGGCCGCGGCACCGTGGCTACCGGCCGCGTCGATCGCGGTACTGTCAAGGTCGGTGAAGAAGTCGAGATCGTCGGTTTGCACCATGACATCCGCAAGGTTGTCGTCACCGGCGTCGAAATGTTCCACAAGCTGCTTGATTTCGCCGAACCCGGCGATGCCGTCGGTCTGCTGCTGCGCGGCGTTGAGCGCGAAGATATCGAGCGCGGCCAGGTGTTGGCCAAGCCCGGTTCGATCAAGCCTCACACAAAGGCTGAAGCCGAGGTCTACGTCCTGTCCAAGGACGAGGGCGGCCGCCACACCCCGTTCTTCAACGGTTACAAACCGCAGTTCTACATCGGCACCACCGATGTCACCGGCAATATCGAGTTGCCCGAGGGCGTAGAAATGGTCATGCCGGGCGACAATATCAAAATGAAGATCAGCTTGATCTACCCGGTAGCCATGGAAGCCGGTCTCCGCTTCGCCATCCGCGAGGGTGGACGCACCGTCGGCGCCGGAGCCATCTCAAGCATTCTGGAGTAA